CGATGGCGCGGACGATTTTATACGTTCCCCAGGATAATCGTCCCGTCGATCTGGCGTATACGGTCAACACGGCGGAAGACGCAGGATATACGATTCTCACGCCGCCGGAGCAATATTTGTCCGGATCTAATTTCCAGGGCTCGCCAGACCGGCTCCTGCGCTGGGTCAATGAGAACGCCGGCCTGGCCGACGCGATGGTCTTATCTATTGATTCTCTGGTATACGGCGGTCTCGTCGATTCGCGGAAGCACAATTTCGACATGGAAACCCTCGTCGGACGGCTGGAAAAGGTGGAAAACCTGCATAAGCTTCATAAAAACGTGCCTATTTACGCTTTCAGTACGGTCATGCGCAGCCCTTGGGCCGGCGGCAAGGGCGTAGAGCCTGACTATTACCTGAAAATGGGAACGGATATGTATCAGCTGGCGTCGCTGCAAGCTAAGATGGACGTAGATAACCTGACGCCCCAGGAGCGAAGCAGCTGGTTTGCCGTCATGCGCCGGATTCCTCTGGAATATCTGCAGGACTGGTATAATCGCCGGCAGAAGAACATGATGATCAATTACCGCCTTATTCAGGATGCTAAGAAGGGGATTTTCAAATATTACAGCCTGGGCCATGACGATAATTCCGTCAATACCCAGTCGTCCCTCGAATCGAAGTATTTGGAAATGGCCGGCGCCGACGTGCCTAAGACGTCCTTCGGCTCTTTCCCCGGCGCAGACCAGCTGGGGCTGCTGCTCATTACGCGGGCAAACAATGATTTTACGAACTATCATCCCAAGGTCACGGTGATTTACCCCTTGGGCGGCGGCGAAAAGACCGTGCCGAGCTATGACGGCCAGGCTATCGGCAAGACGATTGCCGCTCATATCGAGGCGATTGGCGGGACGGTAACCGAAACGGAACGGCCCGATTTACTGCTGGCAGTAAACACGCCCCTTACGTCGTCGACGAGCGAATCGGGGAATTTTGAAAACTTCCCCATCATGCTGCAGTCGACGCGGGAATTCCTGACGCAGATCGAAACGGCCGTCAAGGCCGGCATTCCCGTCAGCCTCGTCGATATGGCCTTTTCCAACGGCTCGGACAATACCCTTGTATACGGCTTGTATCAGGACAAGATGCTGTACCGTTTGGCGGCGTACAACGGCTGGAACACGGCGAGCAATTCCGTCGGCTACGGCTTGTCTCAGGGCGTCCTGTCGCGGTATATGACGCCGGAAGCGCACCGCGACATGCTGACGACGCAGTATCTGGACAACTGGGCCTATCAGGCCAACGTGCGCGACTATATTTCCCGCATGGACCAGAAGCTGGAAGCCGGTACGGCGAAGCGCTATTACCCGACGGTCATGAGGGAGCTTCAGAGCCTGACGAAGGAGCAGCTCCAACGCTATGCCGGCACGTATTTGGGCGTCGACCCGCGGACCGTCGATGTAACCTTGCCGTGGAACCGCTTGTTTGAAGTGTACGTGGATGTCCACGATAAGCCCGACGTCAATCTGGAATGGCGGGAACGGCAGAAATTGAAGCAGAAAGAGCTGGATCGTCTGGGCAAAGTCCTGAACGACGCCAAGAAGGCCCTGGAGGACGCTAAGAAGGCTGCTAAGGGAGGCAAGGTGGACCCGGCCTTGGAAAAACGGCTGAAAGAGGCCGAAGCCGCCGCGAAAGCCGCGTATGAAGCGGAAAAGCAGGCCCAGGAATTGAACGCTAAGGAAGAAGCAGCTCAGAAAAACCGTACGTGGGCTCCTAAGTAATCGAAAGGGGAAGCGCGGCAAGCCGCATTGTGTCGACAATGACATCGTGCTGTAACAAAATTGTAACAATTATTAGCTATACTATTCATATACCAAAGGCATTTGAATAAAGGGAGCTGATATACGATGAAATTAAAAGATTCGCTGCGCAAAAAGATTATAGCTTCTGTTATGACCGGCATCATGGCCGTCGTCGTAGCTGCGCCGTATTCTATGGTTTCGGCTGCCGATATGACCCATGGAAGACTGCCTGTCAAAGCCGTTCAAAAGGACGGGCCTAAGCATGATAACGACATGCGGAAGCCGGGAGACCGGAAAGACGTGCGTAAGGACGTTCAGAAGGATGTCAAAAAAGACCGCAAGGCCGATAAAAAAGACATAAAGAAAGAAGTAAAGAAGGATGCAAAGAAGCCCGGCGTCATGAAAAAGCAGCCGCCTAAGAAGGGCGACGTCAGAAACGGCAAGGATAAGGTCAACCACGACCAGAAGGGCCATGGCGACAAAAAAGATGCGCCTCGCCGCGGACGGGCTTAATAGGAATCAGATGGGCGACGGGAGAATATACTCCCTGCGCAGTTAAGCATATGAAACCACAGAAAGCGTGAAGGAGCTGAATCATATGAAAACGACAACATGGCGTAAAAAATTGGCATCTTTTGCATTAGTAGGCGCTGCTGCCGCCGTCATGACGGTTATGCCGAACAGCCAGGCTTCGGCTGCCGACATGCGTCCCGGCCCGCCGCCTCCGCCGCACCGCATCGGTATGGCCGGCCCGGGGTTCCACGGCACCTTTGATTTTTCCCATCGCGTGCAGGCTATGGTACGGGACGGCAAGATTACGCAGGACCAGGCCTTTAAGCTGTATG
This region of Megasphaera stantonii genomic DNA includes:
- a CDS encoding DUF4127 family protein; this translates as MLMSVGPTAMARTILYVPQDNRPVDLAYTVNTAEDAGYTILTPPEQYLSGSNFQGSPDRLLRWVNENAGLADAMVLSIDSLVYGGLVDSRKHNFDMETLVGRLEKVENLHKLHKNVPIYAFSTVMRSPWAGGKGVEPDYYLKMGTDMYQLASLQAKMDVDNLTPQERSSWFAVMRRIPLEYLQDWYNRRQKNMMINYRLIQDAKKGIFKYYSLGHDDNSVNTQSSLESKYLEMAGADVPKTSFGSFPGADQLGLLLITRANNDFTNYHPKVTVIYPLGGGEKTVPSYDGQAIGKTIAAHIEAIGGTVTETERPDLLLAVNTPLTSSTSESGNFENFPIMLQSTREFLTQIETAVKAGIPVSLVDMAFSNGSDNTLVYGLYQDKMLYRLAAYNGWNTASNSVGYGLSQGVLSRYMTPEAHRDMLTTQYLDNWAYQANVRDYISRMDQKLEAGTAKRYYPTVMRELQSLTKEQLQRYAGTYLGVDPRTVDVTLPWNRLFEVYVDVHDKPDVNLEWRERQKLKQKELDRLGKVLNDAKKALEDAKKAAKGGKVDPALEKRLKEAEAAAKAAYEAEKQAQELNAKEEAAQKNRTWAPK